One window from the genome of Echinicola vietnamensis DSM 17526 encodes:
- a CDS encoding RloB family protein: MKMKNKKAEQIAAKEKHREQLKKNRRKEPTLERPEPQKDKKPTILIVCEGKNTEPSYFRKFKLSTITVEAIGEGYNTISLVERAGQLAQNKDYDQIWCVFDKDDFPVSDFNNAIAIAEAQNFKVAYSNQAFEYWIILHLEDHQGGGMHRDDYDEKINALLKPFGVSYDGKGSKIITEEIFEILDGIDEKVNKDRAEIAIARATRNLDNHDPGNPAMAESCTTIFKLVEELRKHI, from the coding sequence ATGAAAATGAAGAATAAAAAAGCTGAACAAATTGCAGCGAAGGAAAAGCATCGGGAACAACTGAAGAAGAATAGACGGAAAGAACCTACACTTGAAAGACCGGAACCTCAAAAAGATAAAAAACCTACAATACTAATAGTTTGTGAAGGGAAAAATACAGAGCCTTCCTATTTTCGGAAGTTTAAGTTATCAACCATTACTGTTGAAGCGATCGGGGAAGGATACAATACGATCTCATTAGTAGAAAGAGCGGGGCAACTTGCCCAAAATAAAGACTACGATCAGATATGGTGTGTATTTGACAAGGATGATTTTCCCGTTTCGGACTTTAATAATGCCATTGCTATTGCAGAGGCTCAAAATTTTAAAGTTGCTTACTCCAATCAGGCATTTGAATATTGGATCATCCTTCACTTGGAAGATCATCAGGGCGGAGGAATGCACCGCGATGATTATGATGAAAAAATCAATGCACTGCTTAAACCATTTGGTGTATCCTATGATGGGAAAGGATCAAAGATCATAACGGAGGAGATATTTGAAATTTTGGATGGTATCGATGAAAAGGTTAATAAGGATAGAGCCGAAATTGCAATTGCCAGAGCAACACGCAATCTGGATAATCATGATCCGGGCAATCCGGCAATGGCAGAATCCTGCACTACCATTTTTAAACTCGTAGAAGAGCTAAGAAAACATATTTAA
- a CDS encoding AAA family ATPase gives MIIQFSVGNFRTFKDRVTLNMVASNYDRETRETDNIIFNTKYNFRTLKSAVIYGANASGKSKFMEALMFMKHFAINSSKDSQQGDEIDIEPFRLNSESVSSPSEFEVIFLHEDIQYRYGFEVNKEKVVAEWLYQKPKTKEIELFYRDLQSFEIHQKTFKKGALAVKEGLVRDNALLLSLTAQLNDSIAINVINWFKSLKTFSGLREEGYHGYTISRTKEPKTKLRILELLKAADLGIQDIRLELLDIEKLPKDLPKEIRERLIRESKEENSEIVSDVLTSHRQYDSNNKYIDDIHFSMDIDESSGTRKFFALTGPVLDVLENGYILVVDELDSKLHPNLVCKLISLFNSKDLNPRNAQLIFNTHDTNLLGSGLFRRDQIWFTEKNKFGSASLYSLADFKTDSVRKNEAFEENYIRGKYGSVPYLGFFDSLTFKKILMQDENEE, from the coding sequence ATGATTATTCAATTTTCAGTCGGTAATTTCAGGACATTTAAGGACAGAGTTACATTGAATATGGTTGCCTCTAATTATGACAGGGAAACAAGAGAAACAGATAATATCATTTTCAATACAAAATACAATTTCAGAACGCTAAAAAGTGCGGTCATATACGGTGCTAATGCAAGTGGTAAAAGTAAATTCATGGAGGCACTAATGTTCATGAAACATTTTGCCATTAATTCTTCAAAAGACAGTCAACAAGGTGATGAAATTGATATTGAACCATTTAGGTTAAATTCAGAGTCTGTTAGTTCACCCAGTGAATTTGAAGTGATTTTTCTTCATGAAGACATTCAATATAGATATGGCTTTGAGGTAAATAAAGAAAAGGTTGTTGCTGAATGGTTGTATCAAAAGCCTAAAACGAAAGAGATCGAATTATTCTATAGGGATCTCCAAAGCTTTGAGATTCATCAAAAAACTTTTAAAAAAGGGGCACTTGCCGTCAAAGAAGGTCTGGTAAGAGATAATGCCCTACTACTATCATTGACGGCGCAACTTAACGATAGTATCGCAATCAATGTCATCAATTGGTTCAAGTCGTTGAAAACCTTTTCCGGTTTAAGGGAAGAAGGTTACCATGGTTATACGATAAGTAGAACCAAGGAACCTAAAACAAAATTGAGAATTTTGGAATTATTGAAAGCGGCGGATCTAGGAATTCAAGACATCAGATTGGAATTACTGGATATTGAAAAGTTGCCTAAAGATCTACCAAAGGAGATCAGAGAAAGGTTAATAAGGGAATCCAAAGAAGAAAATTCAGAAATTGTTTCGGATGTGTTGACCTCACATAGACAATATGACTCGAACAACAAATATATTGATGATATTCATTTTTCCATGGATATCGATGAATCCTCGGGAACCAGAAAGTTCTTTGCACTTACCGGCCCGGTCTTGGATGTTCTTGAAAATGGCTATATCCTGGTTGTAGATGAATTGGATTCAAAACTGCATCCCAATCTCGTATGCAAATTGATTTCTTTGTTTAACTCCAAGGACTTGAATCCTAGAAATGCCCAATTGATTTTTAATACACACGATACTAATCTATTAGGTTCGGGGCTTTTTAGAAGAGACCAAATCTGGTTTACAGAAAAGAACAAATTTGGTTCTGCAAGCCTATATTCTTTAGCAGACTTTAAAACAGATAGTGTACGAAAAAACGAAGCCTTCGAGGAAAACTATATCAGAGGAAAGTATGGTTCTGTTCCATACCTTGGTTTTTTTGACAGTCTTACTTTTAAAAAAATATTGATGCAAGATGAAAATGAAGAATAA
- a CDS encoding DUF6577 family protein yields MSKIIDRQILKQFKSKGSFDRDTLSSFLTDLDPEITESALTWRIHDLVKRKVINQVKLGVYVISDKEIYRPFVSDKLARLSKIVAKEFDDLEYCLWSTEWLNDFTRHQLGTFFYILEVEKDFVEEVFNAYSESRQYRVYLDPKEDIMERYVESEVSIVIKPLISRSPKQRVAVKEKSKDKIYVPTLEKILIDVYSDAVTFYAIQGSEMDTLFETALKHYQINFTKLITYAGRRNKEKQIKSYLENNFSDFVKDILE; encoded by the coding sequence ATGTCTAAAATCATTGACCGTCAAATATTGAAGCAATTTAAAAGTAAAGGAAGTTTCGACCGAGATACCCTCAGTTCCTTTTTGACTGATTTGGATCCGGAAATCACCGAAAGTGCTTTAACCTGGAGAATACATGATTTGGTAAAACGAAAAGTAATTAATCAAGTGAAATTGGGGGTTTATGTCATTTCCGACAAAGAAATCTACAGGCCATTTGTATCTGATAAACTGGCTCGTCTATCCAAGATTGTAGCCAAGGAGTTTGATGATCTGGAGTATTGCCTTTGGAGTACCGAGTGGCTCAATGATTTTACCAGACACCAATTGGGAACCTTCTTTTACATACTGGAGGTGGAGAAGGATTTTGTAGAGGAAGTATTCAATGCCTATTCAGAATCTAGGCAATACAGAGTGTACTTGGATCCCAAAGAAGACATCATGGAACGCTATGTGGAAAGTGAAGTTTCCATCGTTATAAAGCCGCTTATAAGTCGTTCACCAAAGCAGAGAGTTGCTGTAAAGGAGAAGTCAAAGGATAAAATCTATGTACCCACCTTGGAGAAGATATTGATTGACGTGTATAGCGATGCAGTAACCTTTTATGCTATACAAGGAAGTGAAATGGACACGCTGTTTGAAACTGCTTTAAAACACTATCAGATAAACTTTACCAAGTTAATTACCTACGCTGGAAGAAGAAATAAAGAGAAACAAATTAAAAGCTACTTAGAGAACAACTTTAGTGACTTTGTAAAAGACATTTTAGAATGA
- the rhuM gene encoding RhuM family protein — MEKQIEIYQGIDGETQIEVNFQDDTVWLNQKQMGELFAKDTDTIGLHLKNIFSEKELDENSTTEDFSVVRQEGKRNVRRTIKFYNLDAIISVGYRVNSKRGVQFRQWATTRLKDYLIKGYAINEKRLAQKQQEVQTLKNGIRILSRAIEEKIDDTNFQWLGQFAKGLELLDDYDHENLDQKGISNVQAIYPTMSEYQEVIEMMKADFDSSVFGKEKDASFQSAVAQIAKGFGDEDFYPTLEEKASTLLYLIVKNHGFVDGNKRIAAACFLLFLEKNGLLQNEQGQLIISNEAMASLTLFIASSKPEEVDVVKRLVVSVLNRSR, encoded by the coding sequence ATGGAAAAGCAAATAGAAATTTATCAAGGAATCGACGGGGAAACTCAGATTGAAGTTAATTTTCAGGATGACACGGTGTGGTTAAACCAAAAACAAATGGGAGAGTTATTTGCCAAAGATACAGATACCATTGGTTTACATTTAAAAAATATTTTTAGTGAGAAGGAACTTGATGAAAACTCAACTACCGAGGATTTCTCGGTAGTTCGTCAAGAGGGAAAACGCAATGTAAGAAGAACCATAAAATTTTATAATCTTGATGCAATAATCTCTGTAGGATATAGGGTCAACTCCAAAAGAGGCGTCCAGTTTCGGCAATGGGCTACCACCAGATTGAAGGACTATCTAATTAAAGGGTATGCCATTAATGAAAAAAGACTAGCACAAAAGCAACAAGAGGTTCAGACCTTGAAAAATGGGATTCGGATATTAAGCAGGGCAATTGAAGAAAAAATAGATGATACCAACTTCCAATGGCTAGGCCAGTTTGCGAAAGGATTGGAGTTATTGGATGATTATGACCACGAGAATCTTGATCAAAAGGGGATAAGCAATGTTCAAGCTATTTATCCAACAATGTCCGAGTACCAAGAGGTTATTGAAATGATGAAAGCAGATTTTGATTCATCTGTTTTTGGAAAGGAAAAGGATGCTTCTTTCCAAAGTGCCGTTGCCCAGATTGCAAAAGGATTTGGAGATGAAGACTTCTATCCGACGCTAGAGGAAAAGGCTTCCACATTGTTATACTTGATTGTTAAAAATCATGGGTTTGTTGATGGGAATAAGAGAATTGCAGCAGCGTGTTTTTTACTGTTCTTGGAGAAAAATGGACTTCTACAAAACGAACAAGGACAATTAATCATCAGTAATGAAGCGATGGCCAGTTTGACTTTATTTATTGCGTCCAGTAAGCCAGAAGAGGTTGATGTAGTGAAAAGGCTTGTGGTGAGCGTATTAAATAGAAGTAGGTAG
- a CDS encoding DUF2726 domain-containing protein, translated as MFNQEVIYTHLKKEEWDELVKIFYYKQDLISNDPLLKQSLSVTLEAIIIKVKEGNGQDNFVEALESFFQIKEKLGLTEEQEVLFVEAIVKSKKDNLPAAYNYAQYYPTNKVCQEVVLLYKKDMPQEVSHSQGHSIGVTENEVPIEYPNLSKPLFNSVQEVDFFLALKRVFDTYQVYPNVALSSIIDFESISPKLEGNEKSFFLKATVDFVVFEPFRNYFPICFFEIDSIYHDTDRQQVKDKMKDRIFSLAGLKLMRIRKVNNNINEEGFEQLLREIRKQLAGNLN; from the coding sequence ATGTTTAACCAAGAAGTTATTTATACTCACCTGAAAAAAGAAGAATGGGATGAGCTTGTTAAGATATTTTACTATAAACAAGACCTTATCAGCAATGACCCGCTTTTAAAACAATCCTTAAGCGTTACATTGGAAGCTATTATCATAAAAGTTAAAGAAGGTAATGGACAGGATAATTTTGTTGAGGCCTTGGAAAGTTTCTTTCAGATAAAAGAAAAACTGGGGTTGACTGAAGAACAGGAGGTGCTTTTTGTTGAGGCAATTGTAAAAAGTAAAAAAGATAATCTTCCAGCGGCATATAATTATGCTCAATATTACCCGACGAATAAAGTATGTCAAGAGGTGGTTTTACTTTATAAAAAAGACATGCCTCAAGAAGTTAGTCATTCTCAAGGGCATTCCATTGGAGTGACAGAGAATGAGGTGCCTATAGAATATCCAAATTTAAGCAAACCACTTTTTAACTCGGTTCAAGAGGTGGACTTCTTTCTTGCATTAAAAAGGGTATTTGACACCTACCAGGTCTATCCCAATGTCGCATTGAGTAGTATTATCGATTTTGAGTCTATTTCGCCTAAGCTAGAAGGCAACGAAAAGTCTTTTTTCCTGAAAGCAACGGTAGACTTTGTTGTGTTCGAGCCATTCAGAAATTACTTTCCAATATGTTTTTTTGAAATTGATAGTATTTACCACGATACAGACCGGCAGCAAGTAAAAGACAAAATGAAGGATAGGATATTTTCGTTGGCAGGTTTAAAATTGATGAGGATACGTAAGGTCAATAATAACATTAATGAAGAAGGGTTTGAGCAATTGCTGAGGGAGATACGTAAACAGCTTGCAGGTAATTTGAATTAA
- a CDS encoding nucleotidyl transferase AbiEii/AbiGii toxin family protein, whose protein sequence is MEKMIQALSLLQQLKAHGLEFTFKGGTSLVLLLAKSRRFSVDIDIITTQSGEEVEAILDKVVANSHFNSWDLQDRRSYKEGVPKAHYKFDYESSLNQSAHFVLLDILFEKTDYPKLLSVPIQSEWIESEEVLEVAVPSIESILGDKLTAFAPNTVGILYGKDKEQEIIKQLFDIGCLFDEAENVDEIALSFEKIGTKEINYRELEIGLTDILDDIFTTSLLIAKRTKNTVELDKTRFTELTTGIRRFEGFLIAENFKIEDAILAAGKTAYLAKQLKNKDYSAFEKFNGQDISKLEITGELNFLNKLKKSRDKAAFFYWYKALN, encoded by the coding sequence ATGGAGAAAATGATACAAGCCCTTTCTTTGTTGCAGCAACTCAAAGCCCATGGTCTAGAGTTCACATTTAAAGGTGGTACAAGCCTTGTTTTGTTACTTGCCAAATCAAGACGGTTTTCGGTGGATATTGACATCATTACCACCCAAAGTGGTGAAGAAGTAGAAGCTATCCTGGACAAAGTGGTAGCAAACTCACATTTCAATAGTTGGGACTTACAGGATAGAAGGAGCTATAAAGAAGGTGTTCCCAAAGCTCATTACAAATTTGATTATGAATCCAGTCTCAACCAAAGTGCTCATTTTGTGTTGTTGGATATTTTGTTTGAGAAAACCGATTACCCAAAGCTGTTATCGGTCCCTATTCAGTCGGAATGGATAGAATCAGAGGAAGTATTGGAAGTGGCTGTGCCTTCCATTGAATCCATTTTAGGAGATAAACTAACGGCATTTGCACCGAATACGGTCGGGATATTGTACGGCAAGGATAAAGAGCAGGAAATCATCAAACAGCTTTTTGATATAGGTTGTCTGTTTGATGAAGCAGAAAACGTAGATGAAATAGCTTTGAGCTTTGAGAAAATTGGAACCAAGGAGATCAACTACCGTGAACTTGAAATTGGTTTAACGGATATTCTGGATGATATTTTTACCACTTCCTTACTCATCGCCAAGCGAACTAAAAATACCGTAGAACTAGACAAAACCCGATTTACTGAACTCACCACAGGTATACGGAGGTTTGAAGGCTTTTTGATAGCTGAAAACTTTAAAATTGAAGATGCCATACTAGCTGCAGGTAAAACAGCTTACCTAGCTAAACAATTAAAGAACAAAGACTATTCTGCCTTTGAAAAATTTAACGGTCAGGACATCAGTAAACTAGAAATCACCGGCGAGCTGAACTTCCTGAATAAGCTTAAAAAGTCGAGAGATAAGGCAGCATTTTTCTATTGGTACAAGGCGTTGAATTAA
- a CDS encoding M4 family metallopeptidase — protein MRTITKLLVVVLFCLSTTFSNAQVRDTADVQYDRSGNISFVRVKAQSNQKMENAKALLALLLAGEHDDFKPVKEINDKFGMSHLKFQQYYKGIKVENSEYWVHGKNGKITKFNGHFRTIDIGSVQPQITEDAALSNALGFIDAEIYKWEDEGMQSFLREHSGDPTSSYYPEGELVITKNEMKEGKEEEMILAWKFLISSMVPNDEQVIFVDAGSGDIVRAYSLTCEIRLETGRNIEEVNTPSLAETMYSGNLSITSDSFAGGFRLREERDGVDIITLNLNNSDNIGTAADFSNTGTNWTSGNWAGINQDQQALDVHWGAEMVADYWQTVHQRNSIDDSGIRILSYVHYTPNFDGSPINNAFWQGGINARYMLYGDGDSGQPNPLTSLDICAHEFGHGINEFTANLTPGWHETGALNEGFSDIWAACIEDWATSNKATWIMGEEVFSGGFNGLRNLQNPKSTNTAEGQHPDTYQGDYWHAQEEPHFNSTVLSHWFYLLSQGGSGTNDNNDSYTVDGIGLEKAALIAYRMELIYLTSSSEYADARIAAINAAEDIYCENSPEVRAVTDAWYAVGVGGAFSGGIMNISGEDIVCSNTSFSLSNIPSGTNISWSVSPSNLVTSSSGSGATANLTPAASYSSGQATITYTVGNGTCETEIQKAIYVHAGSPDEGNATYSYNGSNQTANPYISVINNIVCDLLYPVTLDVPLLGSEISNVSMIYTSDPNITYWGSGGAESMSINFEFWEYGQEVIFRVSMQNDCGTSYQDYAFRSEDCYGTALNYKVYPNPASESINIELDQDLIKQSVSDKEKVNIKLFDPSGTELMSKTVNESRTTIDVSNLGNGFYYVHIIHKNGIIRKKLRIER, from the coding sequence ATGAGAACTATTACCAAGTTACTTGTAGTGGTATTATTTTGTTTAAGTACCACTTTTTCCAATGCCCAAGTCCGTGATACGGCAGATGTACAATATGATAGATCGGGAAATATATCCTTTGTCAGAGTCAAAGCCCAATCCAATCAAAAAATGGAAAATGCCAAGGCTCTCCTGGCTTTACTTCTTGCCGGAGAACACGATGATTTTAAACCGGTTAAGGAAATCAATGACAAATTTGGAATGAGTCATTTAAAGTTCCAACAATACTATAAAGGAATAAAAGTCGAGAATTCAGAATATTGGGTTCATGGAAAAAACGGTAAAATCACCAAGTTCAATGGACACTTTAGAACTATAGATATCGGTTCGGTACAGCCCCAAATAACCGAAGATGCAGCTCTATCCAACGCTTTGGGTTTTATTGATGCAGAAATCTATAAATGGGAAGATGAGGGCATGCAATCCTTTCTTAGAGAACACTCGGGCGACCCTACTTCCAGCTATTACCCTGAAGGCGAGCTGGTCATTACCAAAAATGAAATGAAAGAAGGGAAAGAAGAAGAAATGATTTTAGCATGGAAATTCCTCATCTCATCCATGGTCCCTAATGATGAACAGGTGATTTTTGTGGATGCAGGATCAGGTGATATTGTAAGGGCATATTCTTTAACCTGTGAAATAAGGTTGGAAACCGGGAGAAATATCGAGGAAGTAAACACTCCTTCTTTGGCCGAAACCATGTACAGCGGGAACTTATCGATCACCAGTGATTCGTTCGCGGGAGGATTTCGTTTAAGGGAAGAAAGAGATGGTGTAGACATCATTACCTTAAATCTCAATAATTCCGATAATATCGGCACAGCAGCTGATTTCTCCAATACAGGTACCAATTGGACAAGCGGGAACTGGGCAGGGATCAATCAGGATCAACAAGCCCTGGACGTTCATTGGGGAGCTGAAATGGTCGCAGATTATTGGCAAACAGTACACCAAAGGAATAGCATAGATGACAGTGGTATCAGGATATTAAGTTATGTCCATTATACTCCTAATTTTGACGGAAGCCCTATCAACAATGCATTTTGGCAAGGGGGTATTAATGCCAGATATATGTTATACGGAGATGGAGATTCAGGTCAGCCGAACCCATTGACGTCTTTGGATATCTGTGCCCACGAATTTGGACACGGCATTAATGAATTTACAGCCAACCTAACCCCGGGCTGGCATGAGACCGGTGCCTTAAATGAAGGTTTCAGTGACATATGGGCGGCATGCATAGAAGACTGGGCGACTTCAAACAAGGCAACATGGATAATGGGCGAAGAAGTGTTCTCCGGAGGATTTAATGGTCTAAGAAACTTGCAAAACCCCAAAAGTACAAATACGGCAGAAGGCCAACACCCAGACACATACCAGGGAGATTATTGGCATGCTCAGGAAGAGCCTCATTTCAATTCAACGGTCTTGAGCCACTGGTTTTATTTATTGTCTCAAGGCGGAAGTGGTACCAATGATAATAATGACAGCTACACTGTCGATGGAATAGGGCTTGAAAAGGCTGCCCTGATAGCCTACAGAATGGAACTTATTTACCTAACCAGTTCTTCCGAATATGCGGATGCCAGAATAGCCGCTATCAATGCTGCTGAAGATATTTATTGTGAAAACTCCCCTGAAGTACGCGCTGTCACCGACGCATGGTACGCTGTAGGTGTTGGAGGTGCCTTTAGTGGTGGAATTATGAATATAAGCGGAGAAGATATTGTCTGTTCCAACACCTCATTTTCTTTAAGTAATATACCATCAGGCACCAATATCAGTTGGTCAGTCAGTCCTTCCAATTTGGTAACCTCATCTTCCGGCTCAGGGGCAACGGCCAATTTGACACCTGCTGCATCCTACAGCTCAGGTCAGGCAACCATTACGTATACTGTGGGAAATGGCACGTGTGAAACGGAAATTCAAAAGGCAATTTACGTACATGCAGGTTCTCCTGATGAGGGCAATGCAACCTATTCCTACAATGGTTCCAATCAAACTGCCAACCCTTATATCTCAGTTATCAATAATATTGTATGCGATCTGTTATACCCGGTAACCTTGGATGTACCATTATTAGGTTCTGAGATCTCCAATGTATCCATGATCTATACTTCCGACCCGAACATTACCTATTGGGGATCAGGAGGGGCTGAAAGCATGTCCATTAACTTTGAGTTTTGGGAATACGGTCAGGAAGTCATTTTTAGAGTCAGCATGCAGAACGATTGCGGCACTTCCTATCAGGATTATGCTTTCAGATCAGAAGATTGCTATGGTACAGCGCTAAATTATAAGGTTTACCCCAACCCTGCATCAGAAAGTATAAATATCGAACTGGATCAAGACCTGATAAAACAATCTGTTTCCGATAAGGAGAAGGTAAACATCAAATTATTCGATCCCTCCGGAACTGAACTGATGAGCAAGACCGTAAATGAATCAAGGACGACCATTGATGTCAGCAATCTGGGGAATGGGTTTTACTATGTACATATCATTCACAAAAACGGGATTATCAGGAAAAAACTAAGAATAGAAAGGTAA
- a CDS encoding RagB/SusD family nutrient uptake outer membrane protein translates to MKNITFNKTLLVAAGMIAFSSCTTLEEEVLDESLTGTGQAEVISGSIAPVYGNLRYVWRHTNNFGLQEVASDEGILPYRGGTDWFDGGKFIAVHQHLMTPGNGLVGDTWSNITQTLSRAILAEERLQLEVDNGNAAAQDPLYEMIAMKAYLNMLALDNWGLVFKKESSDDFSEILRGEAAVDYVEGELLSVVDVINSDKGPGRLNKYAVEALLARLYLNAAVYRDPYGTPDFRQEDMDKVIQYTNNIIDGPYELSAEYFDLFSDDNHNNPEIIFSLDQRGVLQTEHSRWAYWSMSGDQVPRPEFPSTRGTDAVAATPDFYQSWVDAYGEVDPADADARFFKENTVIPEDLRDLTGVNPNNDADHYYCVEATEFEVDRGILRNIIWGPRKDESGNIMTCDDGSVRIYPVINRRSSGADLRYVDHTLKVDFTTEGSLHNAGYRFSKYQFSHTAPNCCYYSSVDLVLIRLGEIYLMRAEAKLRNGDNAGALADVNTLRTSRDARPAQTPAPLDAVDLDVLFRESGFELYWEGHRRTYQIRYGKYEDSWTEKTDADVNKRLFPIPQRAMDGASSQPGFLEQNAGY, encoded by the coding sequence ATGAAAAATATAACGTTTAACAAGACGCTTCTGGTCGCTGCAGGGATGATTGCATTCTCTAGTTGTACGACCTTGGAAGAAGAAGTGCTGGATGAGTCGTTGACCGGTACCGGTCAAGCAGAGGTAATCAGTGGTTCGATTGCCCCTGTTTATGGAAACCTCCGATATGTATGGAGGCATACCAATAACTTTGGACTGCAGGAAGTGGCCTCCGATGAAGGCATTCTTCCTTACCGTGGAGGAACAGACTGGTTTGATGGCGGGAAGTTTATCGCCGTTCACCAACACCTGATGACGCCTGGTAACGGCTTGGTGGGTGATACCTGGTCCAATATCACGCAGACATTGTCAAGAGCGATCTTGGCAGAGGAAAGGTTGCAGCTGGAGGTGGACAATGGCAATGCTGCCGCACAGGATCCCCTGTACGAAATGATTGCCATGAAAGCTTACCTCAACATGCTTGCGCTGGACAACTGGGGGCTGGTATTCAAGAAGGAAAGCTCAGATGATTTCTCTGAAATTCTCCGTGGTGAAGCGGCCGTAGACTATGTGGAAGGCGAGCTGTTGTCGGTAGTGGATGTGATTAACAGCGACAAAGGCCCCGGTAGGCTGAATAAGTATGCTGTGGAGGCATTGTTGGCGAGATTGTACCTGAATGCAGCGGTATACCGTGATCCTTATGGTACACCAGACTTCCGTCAGGAGGATATGGACAAGGTAATCCAATATACCAACAATATTATTGACGGGCCTTATGAGTTGTCCGCGGAGTATTTTGACTTGTTCAGTGATGACAATCACAACAATCCGGAAATCATTTTTTCGCTGGACCAACGGGGTGTGCTGCAGACAGAGCACAGTCGGTGGGCTTACTGGTCCATGTCCGGTGACCAAGTGCCCAGACCGGAATTTCCAAGCACGCGGGGTACCGATGCTGTTGCGGCCACGCCTGATTTTTATCAGTCTTGGGTGGATGCTTATGGGGAAGTAGATCCTGCAGACGCTGATGCTCGATTCTTCAAGGAGAATACGGTGATCCCCGAGGACCTGCGTGACCTGACCGGGGTCAATCCAAATAACGATGCAGACCATTACTACTGCGTGGAAGCCACGGAATTCGAGGTGGATCGAGGAATTCTTCGAAACATCATTTGGGGGCCTCGAAAGGATGAGAGTGGTAATATCATGACCTGCGATGATGGCAGCGTGCGGATCTATCCTGTGATCAATAGACGAAGCAGCGGTGCCGACCTGCGCTACGTGGACCATACGTTAAAGGTAGATTTCACCACTGAGGGCAGCTTGCACAATGCCGGTTACCGGTTTTCCAAGTACCAGTTCAGCCACACGGCGCCCAACTGCTGCTACTACAGTAGTGTGGATTTGGTCTTGATCCGTCTGGGCGAGATCTACCTGATGCGTGCTGAGGCCAAGCTTCGCAATGGAGACAATGCAGGTGCCCTAGCCGATGTGAATACCTTGAGGACCTCCAGGGATGCCCGTCCTGCGCAAACTCCTGCTCCTTTGGATGCCGTTGATCTGGATGTTTTGTTTAGGGAATCTGGCTTTGAGCTGTACTGGGAAGGCCACAGGAGAACCTACCAGATCCGCTACGGCAAATATGAGGACAGCTGGACCGAAAAGACCGATGCTGATGTAAACAAGCGACTGTTCCCGATTCCGCAACGGGCGATGGACGGTGCTTCCAGCCAGCCGGGCTTCTTGGAGCAAAATGCAGGGTACTAA